The following are from one region of the Stanieria cyanosphaera PCC 7437 genome:
- a CDS encoding non-ribosomal peptide synthetase, whose product MIAIKDSPNLLTNEELFFHKVYWSNQLGGELPETNLILDYLRPTSYTEKDREVCFELSQQVSQKILQITQGSHFSIYLLLLTNSVIFLHRYLDREEIIVGSPSYRSELDQIIPLRFKLDSKFTFKETLELIKDTTIKSYSYQNYPVLDLIQQLQLPQSINQCPIFDLVIALENIHHSIPESINNDITIIFSIEQNLIKGKIFYKSSLFKAETIELFKQYYLNVLTEDINKIKNCQLSQIELLTKSDRFKLLHEFNRNSKEYPVNKTIATLFEEQVEKTRDSIAVIDRDICFTYHELNQKANQLARLLQNLNIQSGELIAVVKERDVNFLIAILAIFKAGGVYVPIDCTYPPERIKYMVTNSQARTILTDKVSLESLAEFLSDCPEVNYLVCLDGEINEDNYNNSIKISDLALGKALHDRNSIAQFSSDNLDFEGKGTDLAYIIYTSGSTGMPKGAMIRHGGAINHIYAQYDALQLTSNLTFLQSAPASSDISVWQFLAPLLIGGKTIIIDTETVCDPPKLFQTIQQQQITLVELVPQVLKNLLQYLTGLSPQARQLPSLQWMMITGESVSVELVNQWLQLYPNIPVVNAYGPSEASDDITQEIITQSLPANQRSVSIGKPLANLNLYILDRNLQLVPIGVPGEICVSGYGVGLGYWRNEEKTAASFVANPFVGAIRESPLPHSLIYKTGDLGRWLPDGRIEYLGRIDHQVKIRGYRIELGEIETVLSQYPEIKEAVALVVEDDSEDKKLVAYVVPHHNNLVNNRELIPQLRQFLEARLPKQMIPSALMALPSFPLTPSGKIDRRALPAIEATSKEFLPPQTETEKTIAAIWQEVLNQTQISLDDNFFELGGHSLLATQVISRLREQYQQEIPLRSLFEEPTVAQLASYLDSMNALQNLQTIPTETNETNSDLAKGEARCGQLRWRDREEIEL is encoded by the coding sequence ATGATTGCTATTAAGGATAGTCCTAATTTACTAACTAACGAAGAATTATTTTTTCATAAAGTTTATTGGTCAAACCAATTAGGTGGGGAACTACCAGAGACAAATTTAATTCTCGATTATCTTAGACCTACCTCTTATACAGAAAAAGACCGAGAAGTTTGTTTTGAACTTTCTCAACAAGTATCACAAAAGATTCTGCAAATTACTCAAGGTTCTCATTTTTCAATTTATTTATTACTTTTAACAAACTCGGTGATTTTTCTTCATCGATATCTTGACCGCGAAGAAATAATTGTTGGTTCACCTAGTTATCGAAGTGAATTAGATCAGATTATTCCTTTACGTTTTAAACTTGATTCAAAGTTTACTTTTAAAGAGACATTAGAATTAATTAAAGATACGACGATTAAATCTTATAGTTATCAAAATTATCCAGTTTTAGATTTAATTCAGCAATTACAACTTCCTCAATCAATTAATCAATGTCCGATTTTCGATCTGGTTATTGCTTTAGAAAATATTCATCACTCAATTCCAGAATCAATCAACAACGATATTACCATTATTTTTTCGATTGAACAAAACCTGATTAAAGGAAAAATATTCTATAAAAGCTCGCTATTCAAAGCAGAAACTATTGAATTATTTAAGCAATATTATTTAAATGTTTTAACTGAAGATATTAACAAAATTAAAAATTGCCAGTTATCACAAATTGAACTACTAACTAAAAGCGATCGCTTTAAACTTTTGCATGAATTTAATCGCAATAGTAAAGAATATCCTGTTAATAAAACCATTGCTACTTTATTTGAAGAACAAGTAGAAAAGACAAGGGATAGTATTGCTGTAATTGACCGAGATATTTGTTTTACTTATCACGAACTAAATCAAAAAGCGAATCAATTAGCTCGATTACTTCAGAATTTAAATATACAATCAGGAGAATTAATTGCTGTTGTTAAAGAAAGAGATGTTAACTTTTTAATTGCAATTCTGGCGATTTTTAAAGCAGGGGGAGTTTATGTACCAATTGATTGCACCTATCCACCAGAAAGAATTAAATATATGGTTACTAATAGTCAAGCGAGGACTATTTTAACCGACAAAGTTAGTTTAGAATCGTTAGCCGAATTTTTGAGCGATTGCCCTGAAGTCAATTATCTGGTTTGTTTGGATGGTGAAATAAACGAAGACAATTACAATAATTCTATAAAAATAAGCGATCTCGCCCTTGGCAAGGCACTTCATGATCGCAATTCAATTGCCCAATTTTCTTCAGATAATCTTGATTTTGAAGGAAAAGGAACAGATTTAGCCTATATCATCTATACCTCTGGTTCAACAGGAATGCCCAAAGGAGCCATGATTAGACATGGTGGAGCAATCAATCACATCTATGCTCAATACGATGCCCTTCAATTAACATCTAATTTAACCTTCCTACAAAGTGCGCCCGCCTCATCCGATATTTCCGTCTGGCAATTCTTAGCACCCCTTCTAATTGGTGGCAAAACCATCATCATTGATACTGAAACCGTCTGTGATCCTCCCAAGTTATTTCAAACCATTCAACAACAACAAATCACCTTAGTAGAATTAGTACCTCAAGTACTCAAAAACTTACTGCAATACCTTACAGGTTTATCACCTCAAGCTAGACAACTACCATCTCTGCAATGGATGATGATCACAGGAGAATCAGTATCTGTAGAACTAGTCAATCAATGGCTGCAATTATATCCCAACATACCAGTAGTCAATGCCTATGGCCCTTCTGAAGCTAGTGATGACATTACCCAAGAGATTATCACTCAATCCCTACCAGCAAATCAAAGAAGTGTTTCAATAGGAAAACCCTTAGCTAACCTAAACCTCTACATCTTAGACCGCAACCTACAATTAGTGCCAATCGGAGTACCAGGAGAAATCTGTGTATCAGGTTATGGAGTAGGGCTAGGATATTGGCGCAATGAAGAGAAAACCGCAGCTAGTTTTGTTGCCAATCCCTTCGTAGGGGCGATTCGTGAATCGCCCCTACCCCATTCCCTGATTTATAAAACAGGAGATTTAGGGAGATGGTTACCCGATGGCAGAATTGAATATCTAGGTAGAATCGATCATCAAGTCAAAATACGGGGATATCGGATTGAATTAGGGGAAATTGAGACTGTTTTAAGTCAATATCCAGAGATTAAAGAAGCAGTTGCCTTAGTTGTAGAGGATGATTCAGAAGATAAAAAATTAGTTGCCTATGTAGTTCCCCATCATAACAACTTGGTAAATAATCGCGAACTGATTCCACAACTACGTCAGTTTCTAGAAGCAAGATTACCCAAACAGATGATTCCTTCGGCTTTGATGGCTTTACCCTCTTTTCCTCTAACACCCAGTGGCAAGATAGATCGACGGGCATTACCAGCAATTGAAGCAACTTCTAAAGAATTCCTACCGCCCCAGACAGAAACAGAGAAGACAATAGCAGCTATTTGGCAAGAAGTATTAAATCAAACACAAATTAGCCTTGACGATAACTTTTTCGAGTTAGGGGGACATTCGCTGTTAGCTACCCAAGTTATTTCCAGATTAAGAGAGCAATATCAACAAGAAATACCTCTGCGTAGTTTATTTGAAGAGCCAACCGTAGCCCAATTAGCTAGCTACCTTGACAGTATGAATGCCCTACAAAACTTACAGACAATCCCCACAGAAACCAACGAAACCAACAGCGATCTCGCCAAAGGCGAGGCGCGGTGCGGACAGCTTCGCTGGCGCGATCGCGAGGAAATTGAACTATGA
- the ectB gene encoding diaminobutyrate--2-oxoglutarate transaminase encodes MKVFEQYESNVRSYCRNFPTVFNKAKNSIIYAGDREYIDFLAGAGALNYGHNNDYIKQQIIDYLNKDAIAHGLDFHTSAKEEFISKFQSSILNPKNLNYRLQFCGPTGTNAVEAALKLARKVKQKIGIFSFMGAFHGMTAGSLSITGNKELKAGINGLTNDVTFMPYPDGKMAKIDTLEYLELVLTDTHSGIEKPAAIIFETVQAEGGIIVAPIEWMQRLRDLCDRYNILLICDDIQVGCGRTGSFFSFERAKIVPDLVVLSKSISGYGLPMSLLLIKPELDIWKAGEHTGTFRGNQLAFVGATAALEYRENIELEKEVRLKEFFLKSFLNKKIQPIDEKIEIRGIGMIWGIDLSQFNDPNLAKNICDRCFDLGLIIERVGRNDTVIKILPPLNIEMSVLQKGCSIIQQALSDCLAKNTYRVSA; translated from the coding sequence ATGAAAGTTTTTGAACAATACGAATCAAACGTAAGAAGCTACTGTCGCAATTTTCCCACCGTATTTAATAAAGCCAAAAACTCAATTATTTATGCTGGCGATCGCGAATATATTGATTTTTTAGCTGGTGCTGGTGCTTTAAACTACGGTCATAATAACGATTACATCAAACAACAAATTATTGACTATCTAAACAAAGACGCGATCGCTCATGGATTAGACTTTCATACTTCTGCTAAAGAAGAATTTATTAGCAAATTTCAAAGTTCAATTTTAAATCCAAAAAACCTTAACTATCGCTTACAATTTTGTGGGCCAACTGGAACAAATGCGGTTGAAGCTGCCTTAAAATTAGCCAGAAAAGTTAAACAAAAAATAGGTATATTTTCCTTTATGGGAGCATTTCATGGCATGACCGCAGGTAGTTTATCAATTACAGGAAATAAAGAGTTAAAAGCTGGTATAAATGGTTTAACTAACGACGTTACTTTTATGCCTTATCCCGATGGAAAGATGGCAAAAATTGATACTTTAGAATATTTAGAATTAGTACTAACTGACACTCATTCAGGTATCGAGAAACCAGCAGCAATTATATTTGAAACCGTACAAGCAGAAGGAGGAATTATTGTTGCGCCAATCGAATGGATGCAGCGATTAAGAGATTTGTGCGATCGCTATAATATTTTATTAATTTGTGATGATATTCAAGTAGGTTGTGGTCGTACTGGGTCTTTTTTCTCCTTTGAAAGAGCTAAGATAGTTCCCGATCTAGTTGTTCTTTCTAAATCAATTAGTGGTTATGGTTTGCCCATGTCACTATTATTAATTAAACCAGAATTAGACATCTGGAAAGCAGGAGAACATACAGGTACTTTTCGAGGAAATCAATTAGCATTTGTTGGTGCAACTGCTGCTCTTGAATATCGAGAAAATATTGAACTTGAAAAAGAAGTAAGACTCAAAGAGTTTTTCTTAAAAAGTTTCTTAAATAAAAAAATTCAACCAATTGATGAGAAAATAGAAATACGCGGAATTGGCATGATTTGGGGAATTGATCTCAGCCAATTTAACGATCCTAATTTAGCTAAAAATATATGCGATCGCTGTTTTGATTTAGGATTAATTATTGAAAGAGTCGGTAGAAATGATACCGTTATCAAAATTTTACCTCCTTTAAATATAGAAATGTCGGTTCTTCAAAAAGGTTGTTCGATCATTCAACAAGCATTGAGTGATTGTTTAGCTAAAAATACGTATAGAGTCTCAGCTTGA
- a CDS encoding non-ribosomal peptide synthetase — MPTPTLQSFQLSPQQQRLWLLQQNDSSYLTQAAIAINGNLQPAKLKQVVEQIVARHQILRTNFCRLPGVKLPVMTIRDRFSFGWEEKQLSECEFKLEELLDSASKQKYNLESEPILRLVLYHVAANSYILLITLPALCGDRWTLKNLFNEIVDGYSNCLDQSEDEVVQYVQFSQWQNELLTDEDAETAQQFWQQQQLPSVRLPGENKSLNSSSMVIKSLELVLSSELTTQLETIAQQYQTSTELILLACWQILIWRITEAQMVIGMECDRREYEEMHSIMGLLATWIPIKSDFTPGLTFTEVLELTKQTLESVREWQDYFVPEEEFAFPIGFEFQELPTPRNTEEVSFSLLKQSSCLEKFTLELSAIVHDTLQLEFNYDRNYFSPESITAIAQQFQNLLADALQNPNTRIERLNLLSSSDRHKLLYEFNQTQQNYPQDQCIHQLFEAQVEKTPDHIAIIFEEEQLTYAQLNQQANQLAFYLRQRGVQPEVLVGLYLEKSHLAIIALLGILKAGGAYLPLDSNFPATALSDRLEAAKIVLSDQTLASNLAQFTKEIICLDADWEKIEAQSHANLLNETNRENLAYVLFTSGSTGKPKGVAIEHQQLLNYYYAISERINLAEHQSFALVSSLTADLGNTMIFPALLTGGCLHIISPEIATNPEAFADYCTRYSLDCLKIVPSHLNALLSAAEPQKILPKKCLILGGETLNWQLVHKIRQYQPHCQIFNHYGPTETTVGVCTFAVTNETTVLPSETVPLGKAIANTQIYLLDRNLQPVPIGVPGEIYIGGLQVSRGYLNQPQLTAEKFIPNPFTVTSRDVPWNVCTPVISISSSAPLHPCILTPILYKTGDKARYLPDGNLEFLGRIDHQVKIRGYRIELGEIEATLQQHPSLKDAIATVTTDKSETKRLVAYVVPQPQQQLSDADIHAFLQQKLPDYMVPGIFVQLKTLPLTPNGKVNRQALPEPERVTSQSEKEFVSPRNPTEAILVDIWATVLEMERVSIHDNFFELGGDSILSIQIVAKVNQAGLQATPKQIFEYPTVASLAAEITTKEIEVTPQEENNYQPLLLELKDKIAPNLLESIEDIYELTPIQKGILFHSLYDSENGLYLFQATFTLKTLLDRNAFEQAWQQVVQRHTILRTGFYWEDVERPLQVVYKQVTVPFEYHDWRGVEQQQEQMNFFLESDRSNSFALTQPCPMRLTLFRLAENLYELVWTRHFIVADGWSAPLLLDEVVQIYLSICKKRELSLAPSTPFRSYINWLQKQDPSKAEQFWRTMLKGIKTPTSLDNLYGCDEPDPEYEDRQIALSPAMSSALNEFAKQNHLTLNTLIQGTWAILLSYYSSQAEVVYGCTVSGRPPELDGVESIAGMLLNTLPVRVKVDPNETILPWLKQLQNLLVEIRQYEYSPLVEVKVWSEMPPNSPLFESIVVFENLPEPESLREDKREIETTSFNTFYKINYPITVVVVPVFPLLVGINYDFNVVARSTIDAILTHFEILLNFIVNHPDSCLQDISLLTEKQKQTIARLEQQITFNF; from the coding sequence ATGCCAACTCCAACTCTTCAAAGTTTTCAGCTTTCACCCCAGCAACAAAGACTGTGGTTGTTACAACAAAATGATTCGAGTTATTTAACCCAAGCTGCGATCGCGATTAACGGTAATTTACAGCCAGCTAAATTAAAACAAGTTGTTGAACAAATTGTCGCTCGTCATCAAATCTTAAGGACAAATTTTTGTCGTTTACCTGGTGTCAAATTGCCAGTGATGACTATCAGAGATCGCTTTTCCTTTGGTTGGGAAGAAAAACAATTGAGCGAGTGCGAATTCAAGCTTGAGGAGTTGTTAGACTCAGCAAGTAAGCAGAAATATAACCTAGAAAGCGAGCCAATCTTACGGTTAGTTTTATACCACGTGGCAGCAAATAGCTACATCTTACTCATTACTTTACCTGCTTTATGTGGCGATCGCTGGACGTTGAAGAATCTGTTTAATGAGATTGTTGATGGTTATTCTAACTGTCTGGATCAGTCAGAGGATGAAGTTGTACAGTACGTTCAATTTTCCCAATGGCAAAATGAATTACTGACAGATGAAGATGCTGAAACAGCACAACAATTTTGGCAGCAACAACAGCTTCCTTCGGTGAGATTACCTGGAGAGAATAAGTCTTTAAATTCATCATCAATGGTGATTAAGAGTTTAGAGTTGGTACTTTCTTCAGAGTTAACAACTCAATTAGAAACAATTGCTCAACAGTATCAAACTTCCACTGAATTAATTTTATTAGCCTGTTGGCAGATATTGATTTGGCGGATCACAGAAGCACAAATGGTGATTGGGATGGAATGCGATCGCCGAGAATATGAAGAAATGCACTCAATTATGGGGTTATTAGCTACCTGGATTCCGATTAAGAGTGATTTCACCCCAGGGCTAACTTTTACTGAAGTTTTAGAACTAACTAAACAGACTTTAGAATCAGTTCGAGAATGGCAAGATTATTTTGTACCAGAAGAGGAGTTCGCTTTTCCCATTGGTTTTGAGTTTCAAGAATTACCCACTCCCAGAAATACAGAAGAAGTATCATTTTCCTTATTAAAACAATCTAGTTGTCTTGAAAAATTTACACTCGAACTCTCTGCTATTGTTCACGATACATTACAGCTAGAATTTAATTACGACCGCAACTATTTCTCTCCAGAAAGCATTACGGCAATTGCTCAACAATTTCAAAACCTGTTAGCAGATGCACTTCAAAATCCTAATACCAGAATCGAGCGATTAAATCTACTTAGTTCAAGCGATCGCCATAAGCTACTCTATGAGTTTAATCAAACCCAACAAAATTATCCTCAAGATCAATGTATTCATCAACTGTTTGAAGCACAGGTAGAAAAAACACCCGATCACATCGCTATTATCTTTGAAGAGGAACAGTTAACGTATGCTCAACTCAACCAACAAGCCAATCAACTAGCTTTCTATCTACGCCAAAGAGGTGTTCAACCTGAAGTTTTAGTAGGCTTGTACTTAGAAAAATCTCATTTAGCAATTATCGCGCTGTTAGGAATTCTCAAAGCAGGAGGCGCATATTTACCTTTAGATTCTAACTTTCCTGCCACAGCCTTGAGCGATCGCTTGGAAGCAGCGAAAATAGTTTTAAGCGATCAAACATTAGCTTCTAATTTAGCTCAATTTACCAAAGAAATAATATGTCTCGATGCAGACTGGGAAAAGATTGAAGCTCAAAGTCATGCCAATCTTCTCAACGAAACAAACAGAGAAAATCTGGCTTATGTGTTGTTTACTTCTGGTTCGACGGGAAAACCCAAAGGAGTCGCCATCGAACACCAACAACTCCTTAATTATTACTACGCCATCTCAGAGAGAATCAATTTAGCCGAACATCAAAGCTTTGCCCTGGTTTCCTCCCTCACCGCCGACTTGGGCAATACAATGATCTTTCCTGCTTTGTTAACTGGGGGATGTCTGCATATCATTTCTCCAGAAATAGCAACCAATCCCGAAGCCTTTGCGGATTATTGCACTCGCTATTCCCTAGATTGCCTAAAAATCGTTCCTTCTCACCTCAATGCTTTACTCAGTGCAGCCGAACCACAGAAAATCTTACCAAAAAAATGCTTAATTTTAGGCGGAGAAACTTTAAACTGGCAATTAGTTCATAAAATCCGACAATATCAACCTCATTGCCAAATTTTCAACCATTACGGTCCTACAGAAACAACCGTCGGCGTTTGTACTTTTGCAGTTACCAACGAAACCACTGTCTTACCATCTGAAACCGTTCCGTTAGGTAAAGCGATCGCTAATACCCAAATTTACCTTCTCGATCGTAATTTACAACCAGTACCTATCGGCGTACCAGGAGAAATCTATATCGGTGGTTTACAAGTGAGTAGAGGTTATTTAAATCAGCCTCAATTAACTGCTGAAAAGTTTATTCCTAACCCTTTTACAGTTACCAGTAGAGACGTTCCATGGAACGTCTGTACACCAGTTATCAGTATTAGCTCTTCTGCACCTTTACACCCCTGCATCCTGACACCAATACTGTATAAAACTGGAGATAAGGCACGTTATCTACCCGATGGTAATTTAGAATTTTTAGGTAGAATCGACCATCAAGTTAAAATTCGGGGTTATCGCATCGAATTAGGGGAAATAGAAGCGACACTACAACAACATCCTAGTCTAAAAGACGCGATCGCTACAGTTACAACTGACAAATCTGAAACTAAACGTCTGGTTGCTTATGTCGTTCCCCAACCACAGCAACAATTAAGCGATGCCGACATACACGCTTTCCTTCAACAAAAATTACCAGACTATATGGTTCCTGGGATATTTGTCCAGTTAAAGACTTTACCTTTAACACCCAACGGCAAGGTAAATAGACAAGCATTACCCGAACCAGAACGAGTTACATCCCAGTCAGAAAAAGAGTTTGTTTCTCCTCGTAACCCCACAGAAGCAATCTTAGTGGATATTTGGGCAACCGTCTTAGAAATGGAACGAGTCAGCATTCATGATAATTTCTTCGAGTTAGGGGGAGACTCAATTTTAAGTATTCAAATTGTTGCCAAAGTTAACCAAGCAGGGTTACAAGCTACTCCAAAACAAATCTTTGAATATCCTACCGTCGCTAGTTTAGCAGCAGAAATAACGACTAAGGAAATTGAGGTAACTCCTCAAGAGGAAAATAATTATCAACCTCTCTTACTTGAATTAAAAGATAAAATTGCACCGAATTTATTAGAGTCAATTGAAGACATCTACGAACTGACACCGATACAAAAGGGTATCCTGTTCCACAGTTTATATGATTCGGAAAACGGACTTTATTTATTTCAAGCTACCTTTACTTTAAAAACCTTACTTGATCGCAATGCCTTTGAACAAGCTTGGCAACAAGTAGTCCAACGACACACAATCTTACGCACAGGCTTTTATTGGGAAGATGTGGAACGACCTTTACAAGTTGTTTACAAACAAGTAACAGTCCCCTTTGAATATCATGACTGGCGAGGAGTTGAGCAGCAACAAGAGCAAATGAACTTCTTCTTAGAAAGCGATCGTTCTAATAGTTTCGCTCTCACTCAACCTTGTCCAATGCGTTTGACTTTATTCCGCTTGGCGGAGAATCTTTACGAATTAGTTTGGACTAGACATTTTATTGTCGCAGATGGTTGGTCTGCCCCGCTACTCCTCGATGAAGTAGTTCAAATTTATCTATCTATCTGTAAAAAACGAGAATTATCTTTAGCTCCTAGTACTCCTTTCCGCAGTTACATTAACTGGTTACAAAAACAAGACCCATCTAAAGCAGAGCAATTTTGGCGCACGATGCTCAAAGGAATTAAAACTCCTACCTCTTTAGATAATTTATATGGTTGCGATGAGCCAGATCCAGAATACGAAGATCGACAAATTGCTTTATCTCCAGCCATGAGTAGCGCGCTCAATGAGTTTGCTAAACAAAATCACTTAACTTTAAATACTTTAATCCAAGGAACTTGGGCAATCTTACTTAGTTATTACAGTAGTCAAGCAGAAGTAGTTTATGGCTGTACCGTATCTGGTCGTCCGCCTGAATTAGATGGTGTGGAATCGATTGCAGGGATGTTACTTAATACTTTACCTGTCAGAGTAAAAGTCGATCCTAACGAGACTATTTTACCTTGGCTCAAACAACTCCAAAACTTATTAGTTGAAATTCGTCAATACGAATATAGTCCATTAGTAGAGGTAAAAGTGTGGAGTGAAATGCCCCCAAATTCGCCTTTATTTGAAAGTATTGTTGTCTTTGAAAATCTACCAGAACCTGAGAGTTTACGGGAAGATAAAAGAGAAATAGAAACTACTAGCTTCAACACTTTTTATAAAATTAATTACCCCATTACTGTCGTTGTCGTTCCCGTTTTTCCTTTATTAGTAGGAATCAACTATGACTTTAATGTCGTTGCTCGCAGCACCATTGACGCGATTTTAACTCATTTTGAAATTTTACTCAACTTTATTGTCAATCATCCTGATAGTTGTTTGCAAGATATATCACTTTTAACAGAAAAACAAAAACAAACTATCGCGAGGTTAGAACAACAAATTACTTTTAATTTTTAA